A window from Mangifera indica cultivar Alphonso chromosome 2, CATAS_Mindica_2.1, whole genome shotgun sequence encodes these proteins:
- the LOC123208481 gene encoding pentatricopeptide repeat-containing protein At1g12620-like, giving the protein MVKVGVLLNVVTLNYLLEVLFENSRIESALDQFRRMNKKGFSPSSRNYEIIIKGLILSNRLDDSVIILGEMFNAGFEPELSFYTCIIPLFCRGNELEEGIQLLRLMRASNLLPDELIYTELIRCMCKNHRLDDANNLLEEMIENGRTPFVDVLADLVVDLCAIGKFDEAMNFLEDKCGYITSPYNAMLEGCCNAVEGLCQARMIMEAAEIFHYVSKNGCSLHPSSYNMLIGSMCVMGQVDKALRLRGLAYSSDTSYTTLTYTTIMHGLSKLKMAIGQMISSSALISLNWPQIVDHCLAAEVPFFDSKIVVELYPTTVARKAVFIKF; this is encoded by the exons ATGGTAAAAGTAGGAGTTTTACTAAATGTCGTTACTTTGAACTATTTGTTGGaggttttatttgaaaatagtaGGATTGAGTCTGCTTTGGATCAGTTTAGGAGAATGAACAAGAAAGGGTTTAGTCCTAGTAGTAGGAATtatgagataataataaaaggcCTTATTTTGAGCAATCGACTGGATGATTCGGTTATCATTTTAGGCGAGATGTTTAATGCTGGATTTGAGCCGGAATTAAGTTTCTATACCTGTATAATACCACTGTTTTGTAGGGGAAATGAACTAGAGGAGGGAATCCAACTGTTAAGGTTGATGAGAGCTTCAAATCTTTTACCAGATGAGTTGATTTACACGGAATTGATTAGATGTATGTGTAAGAACCATAGATTAGACGATGCAAAtaatcttcttgaagagatgaTCGAAAACGGTAGAACACCTTTTGTTGATGTGCTTGCTGATCTAGTAGTAGACCTTTGTGCAATAGGAAAATTTGACGAAGCTATGAATTTCTTGGAAGACAAATGTGGTTACATAACTTCTCCATACAACGCTATGCTTGAAGGTTGTTGCAATGCTG TGGAAGGTCTTTGCCAGGCGAGAATGATCATGGAGGCTGCTGAAATTTTTCATTACGTGTCGAAGAACGGATGCTCCCTCCATCCTTCTTCTTACAATATGCTGATAGGCAGCATGTGTGTAATGGGACAAGTGGATAAAGCACTTAGGCTACGGGGTTTGGCTTACAGTTCTGATACTTCTTATACTACTTTAACTTACACTACAATTATGCATggattgtcaaaattaaaaatggctATAGGACAAATG ATATCAAGCAGTGCCCTAATAAGTTTGAATTG GCCACAGATTGTTGACCATTGTTTAGCAGCTGAAGTTCCATTCTTTGACAGTAAGATTGTTGTTGAACTCTATCCAACCACAGTTGCCAGAAAAGCAGTGTTCATCAAGTTCTAG